In Pedobacter sp. WC2423, the following are encoded in one genomic region:
- the traN gene encoding conjugative transposon protein TraN, translated as MKKISVGVIVGLFSLLLHFSVFAQVAATEVLNMQPNYVAVNENMAVNLIFPFPVKRAQWVSTAITVQQFKGVDNILLLKANKKDFPLTNVSVVTTDGQFYSFVIGYSNELSVINHKYQVKEKPLVTFSEENSLNEASVQKNSEKVSMSKSESIRIKERKYGLQFGLDGIFVNGNLMYYKLHIKNRTNVQYDIDQLRFFVRDEKKSKRTAIQEQEMMPLYINNSNKTIKGNAEQNYVYVIKKLTIPDKKYLTIQLMEKGGGRHLELNIANNKIIQAKSL; from the coding sequence ATGAAAAAGATTAGTGTAGGGGTGATAGTAGGGTTATTTAGTTTATTACTTCATTTTTCTGTGTTTGCGCAAGTTGCAGCAACAGAAGTTTTAAATATGCAGCCAAACTATGTTGCTGTAAATGAAAACATGGCTGTTAATTTAATTTTTCCTTTCCCAGTTAAACGGGCACAATGGGTAAGCACCGCAATTACGGTTCAACAGTTTAAGGGAGTTGATAATATTTTACTCCTTAAAGCCAACAAGAAAGATTTTCCACTAACGAATGTATCAGTGGTTACGACTGATGGTCAGTTTTACTCTTTTGTCATTGGATATTCTAATGAACTAAGTGTGATCAATCATAAATACCAGGTAAAGGAAAAGCCTTTGGTCACTTTTTCGGAAGAAAACAGCTTAAATGAAGCCAGCGTTCAAAAGAATTCAGAGAAAGTTTCCATGAGTAAAAGCGAATCCATAAGAATTAAGGAACGGAAGTACGGGCTTCAGTTTGGTCTTGATGGAATTTTTGTTAATGGCAATCTTATGTATTATAAGCTGCACATTAAAAACAGAACTAATGTGCAGTATGACATTGATCAGTTACGATTTTTTGTCCGTGACGAAAAGAAATCAAAGCGTACTGCAATTCAGGAGCAGGAAATGATGCCTTTATATATTAATAACTCCAACAAGACTATAAAAGGAAACGCTGAACAGAATTACGTCTATGTCATTAAAAAACTGACTATTCCTGATAAAAAATATTTGACAATCCAGCTAATGGAGAAAGGAGGGGGCAGGCATTTGGAACTTAAC